The Populus nigra chromosome 19, ddPopNigr1.1, whole genome shotgun sequence genome includes a window with the following:
- the LOC133680362 gene encoding chloroplast protein FOR GROWTH AND FERTILITY 2-like has product MERLLYSSSPTPLKTHFKRPTPLLPRLCKLELPKPGFPSLTRPEFRRVNSVSCKHENPSNPFIKLSSLSPLKVDSSSGSTPKSHLVKQIVDGVSVKSKAATVGIFMVVSALIMLIHPVFALPAFATFQTAAQTGGPAAAAGGAKFMRTELLTSAWAGLFAGCLHTLSGPDHLAALAPLSIGRSRMESAAVGALWGCGHDAGQVIFGLLFLLLKDRLHIEIIRTWGTRVVGLTLLVIGAMGIKEASEVPTPCVALENGECDVSAYEALETPTVGKKKKIGFATFATGIVHGLQPDALMMVLPALALPSRVAGAAFLIMFLFGTVVAMGSYTVFIGSCSEALKDRVPRITEKLTWVSSLIAIALGLGIIVSQLFGFSLY; this is encoded by the exons ATGGAGAGGCTTCTGTATTCTTCTTCTCCTACTCCTCTAAAAACCCACTTCAAAAGGCCCACTCCTTTGCTTCCTAGACTCTGCAAACTTGAGTTACCGAAACCTGGTTTTCCCTCTTTGACAAGGCCGGAGTTCAGGAGAGTCAACTCTGTCTCTTGCAAACATGAGAACCCATCAAACCCATTTATTAAATTGTCATCCCTGTCTCCTCTTAAGGTTGATTCATCATCTGGGTCGACGCCAAAATCCCACCTTGTCAAACAGATCGTTGATGGAGTTTCTGTGAAGTCTAAG GCAGCTACTGTTGGGATATTCATGGTAGTTTCTGCTCTCATCATGTTAATCCACCCAGTTTTCGCATTGCCAGCTTTTGCAACCTTCCAAACTGCTGCCCAGACTGGGggccctgctgctgctgcaggaGGGGCAAAATTTATGCGAACTGAACTACTGACCAGTGCTTGGGCTGGTTTATTTGCTGGTTGCTTGCACACACTGTCAGGGCCTGACCACCTTGCTGCTTTGGCTCCACTCTCAATCGGTCGATCCCGGATGGAAAGTGCTGCTGTTGGAGCTCTTTGGGGTTGTGGCCACGATGCAGGTCAGGTCATATTTGGCTTGCTATTTCTACTGCTGAAGGATCGACTCCATATTGAAATCATCAGAACTTGGGGCACAAGAGTGGTCGGTCTAACTCTACTTGTTATTGGTGCTATGGGTATTAAGGAGGCATCAGAAGTCCCAACTCCATGTGTTGCCTTAGAAAATGGTGAGTGTGATGTTAGTGCTTATGAAGCATTAGAAACCCCAACAGtagggaagaagaaaaagattggTTTTGCTACTTTTGCTACCGGTATTGTCCACGGACTACAACCAGATGCATTGATGATGGTGTTGCCTGCACTTGCATTGCCTTCTCGGGTGGCTGGGGCTGCATTTCTGATCATGTTCCTGTTTGGGACTGTGGTTGCCATGGGTAGCTACACGGTATTTATAGGGTCATGTAGTGAAGCATTAAAGGACAGAGTACCCAGAATAACTGAGAAACTCACATGGGTTTCGTCCCTGATAGCCATTGCCCTTGGCCTTGGTATTATCGTTAGCCAGTTGTTCGGGTTCAGTTTATACTGA